In one Balaenoptera musculus isolate JJ_BM4_2016_0621 chromosome 20, mBalMus1.pri.v3, whole genome shotgun sequence genomic region, the following are encoded:
- the MRM1 gene encoding rRNA methyltransferase 1, mitochondrial isoform X1, with product MALLSAVGGATWHCCGRLLTRPFSQAAGRGERPGGEELSRLLLDDLAPTPRPAVGLELLFGLSPCLLALRAARRRVARLLLQAGRSGLQGERAELLRAAEARDIPVLRPRRRKLDVLCRYQVHQGVCMEVSPLRPRPWAEAGEARPGDDPQQLWLVLEGLQDPRNLGAVLRSAHFLGVDKVITSRRNSCPLSPVVSKASAGAMEVMDVFSTDDLVGFLQAKARQGWLVAGTVGCPGPEISLSSEIPITSCLEFLWDRPTLLVLGNEGSGLSPEVQASCQLLLSIRPGRQLPPGLESLNVSVAAGILLHSICSQRKGFPVDGKREQTLQDPQDPSASSEVPRVAQHPGLSSG from the exons ATGGCACTGCTCTCGGCCGTCGGCGGCGCGACCTGGCATTGCTGCGGTCGCCTCCTCACGCGTCCTTTCTCCCAAGCGGCGGGGCGTGGGGAGCGGCCCGGCGGGGAGGAGCTAAGCCGCCTGCTCCTGGATGACCTGGCGCCGACTCCGCGGCCGGCCGTGGGGCTGGAGCTTCTGTTTGGCCTGTCCCCGTGTCTCCTGGCTCTGCGGGCCGCCCGCCGCCGCGTGGCCCGGCTCCTGCTCCAGGCCGGTAGGTCCGGGCTGCAGGGGGAGCGGGCCGAGCTGCTGCGCGCGGCTGAGGCGCGGGACATCCCGGTTCTGCGGCCCAGACGGCGGAAGCTGGACGTCCTGTGCCGCTACCAGGTCCACCAGGGCGTCTGCATGGAAGTGAGCCCGCTGCGGCCCCGGCCCTGGGCTGAGGCCGGGGAGGCTCGGCCAGGAGACGACCCCCAGCAACTGTGGCTCGTCCTCGAGGGGCTACAGGATCCCCGGAATCTTGGGGCCGTGCTGCGCTCCGCTCATTTTCTCGGAGTGGATAAAGTCATCACCAGCCGGAGAAATAG CTGCCCGCTCAGTCCTGTAGTCAGCAAGGCCAGCGCCGGGGCTATGGAGGTGATGGACGTGTTCTCCACTGATGACCTTGTCGGTTTTTTACAG GCCAAAGCCCGGCAGGGCTGGCTCGTGGCTGGCACGGTGGGCTGCCCGGGGCCTGAGATCTCCCTGTCTTCCGAGATCCCCATCACTAGTTGCTTGGAGTTCCTCTGGGACCGGCCTACTCTTCTAGTGCTGG GGAACGAGGGCTCTGGTCTGTCCCCGGAGGTGCAGGCCTCCTGCCAGCTTCTCCTTAGCATCCGGCCCGGCCGGCAGCTGCCTCCTGGACTTGAATCCTTAAATGTCTCCGTGGCTGCAG GAATTCTTCTTCACTCCATTTGCAGCCAGAGGAAGGGTTTCCCGGTGGACGGGAAGAGAGAGCAAACTCTTCAAGACCCCCAAGATCCCTCGGCCTCGTCTGAAGTGCCCAGAGTGGCTCAGCACCCAGGGCTGTCCTCGGGATGA
- the MRM1 gene encoding rRNA methyltransferase 1, mitochondrial isoform X2, with the protein MALLSAVGGATWHCCGRLLTRPFSQAAGRGERPGGEELSRLLLDDLAPTPRPAVGLELLFGLSPCLLALRAARRRVARLLLQAGRSGLQGERAELLRAAEARDIPVLRPRRRKLDVLCRYQVHQGVCMEVSPLRPRPWAEAGEARPGDDPQQLWLVLEGLQDPRNLGAVLRSAHFLGVDKVITSRRNSCPLSPVVSKASAGAMEVMDVFSTDDLVGFLQAKARQGWLVAGTVGCPGPEISLSSEIPITSCLEFLWDRPTLLVLGILLHSICSQRKGFPVDGKREQTLQDPQDPSASSEVPRVAQHPGLSSG; encoded by the exons ATGGCACTGCTCTCGGCCGTCGGCGGCGCGACCTGGCATTGCTGCGGTCGCCTCCTCACGCGTCCTTTCTCCCAAGCGGCGGGGCGTGGGGAGCGGCCCGGCGGGGAGGAGCTAAGCCGCCTGCTCCTGGATGACCTGGCGCCGACTCCGCGGCCGGCCGTGGGGCTGGAGCTTCTGTTTGGCCTGTCCCCGTGTCTCCTGGCTCTGCGGGCCGCCCGCCGCCGCGTGGCCCGGCTCCTGCTCCAGGCCGGTAGGTCCGGGCTGCAGGGGGAGCGGGCCGAGCTGCTGCGCGCGGCTGAGGCGCGGGACATCCCGGTTCTGCGGCCCAGACGGCGGAAGCTGGACGTCCTGTGCCGCTACCAGGTCCACCAGGGCGTCTGCATGGAAGTGAGCCCGCTGCGGCCCCGGCCCTGGGCTGAGGCCGGGGAGGCTCGGCCAGGAGACGACCCCCAGCAACTGTGGCTCGTCCTCGAGGGGCTACAGGATCCCCGGAATCTTGGGGCCGTGCTGCGCTCCGCTCATTTTCTCGGAGTGGATAAAGTCATCACCAGCCGGAGAAATAG CTGCCCGCTCAGTCCTGTAGTCAGCAAGGCCAGCGCCGGGGCTATGGAGGTGATGGACGTGTTCTCCACTGATGACCTTGTCGGTTTTTTACAG GCCAAAGCCCGGCAGGGCTGGCTCGTGGCTGGCACGGTGGGCTGCCCGGGGCCTGAGATCTCCCTGTCTTCCGAGATCCCCATCACTAGTTGCTTGGAGTTCCTCTGGGACCGGCCTACTCTTCTAGTGCTGG GAATTCTTCTTCACTCCATTTGCAGCCAGAGGAAGGGTTTCCCGGTGGACGGGAAGAGAGAGCAAACTCTTCAAGACCCCCAAGATCCCTCGGCCTCGTCTGAAGTGCCCAGAGTGGCTCAGCACCCAGGGCTGTCCTCGGGATGA